The proteins below come from a single Streptomyces sp. SCSIO 75703 genomic window:
- a CDS encoding DUF6571 family protein, with protein MDLDTLRHANLKLLDDAVEDWSHIVRNLKTLAEDAEKGLRQAANKANWAGENSQVTKEFIGKTAGEIKDAHTQAKSIHGVLKDTAGELRSYHTQLKDAIDRGVKKNLTVVGTGDGGFTVTMNVHPDRAAEGHTPPSHTQNDVDALRDEIQEILSKATESDNSAGKVLRALANQTNYGFGDASYSDRDTAADALQAAEDLAALAKKDPEKLSTAEFDRLNAGLKQYAADPLFAEHFATTLGPRKTLDFWSGVTDPHTGWDLRRERREQFDDLQKNLSLTLASATQSDSAAMTTWKSNMVALVDQPVGRGGGFPLGGQVMSNLMRWGDYDDQFLHSYGAKLMATEKKFTGNGQHGAWQRLGPDATLNHTGTDTGWDPMTGYLKALANNPDAATSFFNDTFLTKDEDHDFTEEKDGKEVKKSLTNFDYLFEERDWPTDFDSEHKESIAGRNNLAMALEAATTGHPAGEQPTPDTPHHNAEQTKLMERLVSSIGEDPEERLLKHGHMLDSIGQITSEYLPDINRSISSADRNDPQSTSWERTQKMYPMYGEEAVLDPRDVTKLLFTVGQNPDGYAAVEAGQKAYMSQLMEYHLNPELPAGFVVDDDTEGVVRQIAQKSGEISGTVALGRQEELAAGGKERDEDYKNSMDLVKSSISGGLGTAVGVGTSFVATPWVGALAGGAASTVTGTVLESMFQDFESTELKDSEDAMGEIWQKAMESNGNRAGQAARLAAEAHGKIDPAHAEFWARDSGEQGFYNARSIVDGRTPGSRTPF; from the coding sequence ATGGATCTCGACACTCTCCGTCACGCCAATCTCAAACTGCTCGACGACGCTGTCGAGGACTGGTCGCACATCGTCCGCAACCTCAAAACCCTCGCCGAGGACGCCGAAAAGGGCCTACGCCAGGCGGCCAACAAGGCGAACTGGGCCGGCGAGAACTCACAAGTCACCAAGGAGTTCATCGGCAAGACGGCCGGCGAGATCAAGGACGCCCACACCCAGGCCAAGTCCATCCACGGCGTCCTCAAGGACACCGCCGGAGAACTGAGGAGTTACCACACCCAGTTGAAGGACGCGATCGACCGGGGTGTGAAGAAGAACCTCACCGTGGTGGGCACCGGCGACGGCGGCTTCACCGTCACGATGAACGTCCACCCGGACCGCGCCGCAGAGGGCCACACTCCGCCCTCCCACACCCAGAACGACGTCGACGCCCTGCGCGACGAGATTCAGGAAATCCTCAGCAAGGCGACCGAGAGCGACAACTCCGCAGGCAAGGTCCTCAGGGCACTGGCGAACCAGACCAATTACGGATTCGGCGACGCCAGCTACAGCGACCGCGACACAGCGGCCGATGCGCTCCAGGCCGCCGAGGACCTGGCAGCACTCGCCAAGAAGGACCCCGAAAAGCTCTCCACCGCCGAGTTCGACCGGCTCAACGCGGGCCTGAAGCAGTACGCCGCCGATCCGCTGTTCGCCGAGCACTTCGCCACCACGCTGGGGCCGCGGAAGACACTGGACTTCTGGTCCGGCGTCACCGACCCGCATACGGGGTGGGACCTGCGCCGAGAACGTCGCGAGCAATTCGACGATCTCCAGAAGAACCTGAGTCTCACCCTCGCCAGCGCCACCCAGAGCGACAGTGCCGCGATGACCACCTGGAAGAGCAACATGGTGGCCCTGGTCGACCAGCCCGTGGGCCGCGGGGGCGGCTTCCCCCTGGGCGGTCAGGTGATGAGCAACCTGATGCGCTGGGGCGACTACGACGACCAGTTCCTGCACAGTTACGGCGCCAAGCTCATGGCCACGGAGAAGAAGTTCACGGGCAACGGGCAGCACGGCGCCTGGCAGCGTCTGGGCCCCGACGCGACGCTCAACCACACGGGTACGGACACCGGCTGGGACCCGATGACGGGCTACCTCAAGGCGCTCGCCAACAACCCCGACGCCGCGACCTCCTTCTTCAACGACACCTTCCTCACCAAGGACGAGGATCACGATTTCACCGAAGAGAAGGACGGCAAGGAGGTCAAGAAGTCACTGACCAACTTCGACTACCTCTTCGAGGAACGCGACTGGCCCACCGACTTCGACTCCGAACACAAGGAGAGCATCGCAGGACGGAACAACCTGGCGATGGCCCTCGAGGCTGCCACCACAGGTCACCCGGCCGGTGAGCAGCCGACGCCGGACACGCCGCACCACAACGCCGAGCAGACCAAGCTCATGGAACGCCTCGTGTCGTCCATCGGCGAGGATCCGGAAGAGCGTCTGCTCAAGCACGGACACATGCTCGACAGCATCGGCCAGATCACCTCCGAGTACCTCCCGGACATCAACCGGTCCATCAGCAGCGCGGATCGGAACGATCCGCAGTCGACGTCGTGGGAGCGGACGCAGAAGATGTATCCCATGTACGGGGAGGAGGCCGTACTCGATCCGCGGGACGTGACGAAGCTGCTCTTCACCGTCGGCCAGAACCCGGACGGCTACGCGGCGGTGGAAGCCGGCCAGAAGGCGTACATGAGCCAACTGATGGAGTACCACCTCAATCCCGAACTTCCCGCCGGCTTCGTCGTGGACGACGACACGGAGGGCGTCGTGCGGCAGATCGCTCAGAAGTCGGGAGAAATCTCCGGCACCGTGGCCCTGGGCCGCCAGGAGGAGCTGGCGGCCGGCGGGAAGGAGCGGGACGAGGATTACAAGAACTCGATGGACCTGGTCAAGAGCAGCATCTCCGGAGGGCTCGGTACGGCGGTCGGCGTGGGAACCTCCTTCGTCGCCACACCGTGGGTCGGGGCCCTCGCGGGTGGAGCCGCCTCCACCGTCACCGGCACCGTCCTCGAATCCATGTTCCAAGATTTCGAAAGCACGGAACTGAAGGATTCGGAAGACGCGATGGGAGAGATCTGGCAGAAGGCGATGGAAAGCAACGGCAACCGCGCGGGTCAAGCGGCGCGGTTGGCCGCGGAAGCGCACGGAAAGATTGACCCCGCGCACGCCGAGTTCTGGGCCCGGGACAGCGGTGAACAGGGCTTCTACAATGCCCGGTCGATTGTCGACGGCCGTACACCAGGCAGCAGGACACCCTTCTGA